A window of Variovorax paradoxus EPS genomic DNA:
TGCGGGGGGGCACTATGTGCCGATCGTGCGCGACGGCCGCACGCTCTACACCAGCGGGCAGGTGCCGCGCGTGGGCACCACGGTGGTCGTCACGGGCCGCGTGGGCGACGTGGTGTCGCTGGAGAAGGCGCGCGAGGGCGCGCAGATCTGCGCGCTGCGCTGCCTCACGCTGCTGCGCCGCGAGCTCGGTTCACTCGACGGTGTCGAGAAGGTGCTGCGCGTGGGCGTGTTCATTCAATGCACGGCCGAGTTCACGCAGCAAAGCGAAGTGGCCGATGCGGCGTCCGATCTGCTGCACCGCGTTTTCGGCGATGCCGGCGTGCATGTGCGGACTGCGGTGGGCGTGTATCAGTTGCCGAAGAATGCGAGTGTCGAGCTGGAGATGACGGTCGCCGCGCGCGACGCCGCGTAGCGCGCTCTTCCTCTAGCGCGATGGCAGATCGACGATGTCCCGCGCGAGCGAGGCAATCGTCAGCGGGGCGCAGCCCTCGGCGTTGTTGCTCACGGTGACGAAGGCGTTCTGGCCCGCGCGCGTGGTGCCGGCAATCACCTTGGCGAGGGCCGCGCGCGTCTCGGGGTCGGGGTCGACGATCTTATCGAACGGGCCGTAGAGTTTTTCGGCATCTTCATAACCGAAGCGGCCGTGCCGGCGGTGCAGGTTCCAGCGGCACACGAGCGGCCCGGGCCACAGGGCGCGCAGCATCGGCAACTGGTCTTCGATCGGTGGCATCTTGGCGTGCAGGCCCATGCAGAAGGTCGCGCCTACGCTGCGCAGCATGTCGGCGAAGGCGGGGCACAGCAGTTGCGGGTCGCGCACCTCGACGGCGATGACGGCATCGGGCGCGGTCTGCTTCAGGCCGGGCAGTGCTTCGAGCATTTCGCCGATGCGCGTGAGCAAGGCTGGCTGGTCGGCGAGCAGTTGCGAAGGGATCGGGCTCAGCTGGAACACCAGCGCGCCGATGCGGTCACCCAGGCCTTCGAGTGCGGGCTGCACGAATTCCTGGATCGCGATCTCGCTGTTGAGGAACACGGGGTTGACCTGCGTGCCGCGGCCGCTTTCGTCGCGCACGGTGGCGTCGGTCACGAGGCTTGGTGCCTTCACCACGAAGCGGAAGTCGGCGGGCACCATCGCCGCGTAGCGCGCGTACTGGCTCGCGGTGAGGGCGCGGTAGAAGTTGCGGTCCAGGCTCACGGTACGAAACAGCGGGTGCTGCGCCAGCGCGGAGAGGCCGTTCTTCGAGAGCACTGTCTCGGCGTACTCGCCGTCCCACACGAGGTTGGCCCAGCCGGGATAGCTCCATGACGAGGTGCCCAGGCGCAGTTCCTGTGGAAGGGCGGCCGCCAATTCGACAAGCGCCGGATCGGTGAGCGCGGGAGCGACGGTGGCGCCGCCGCGCGATTTCTTCTTCGCGGGCGGCTCGGCCTCGGATGGCGGTGCGGCCGCGGGCGCCTCCAGCGGGCGCGGCAGATCGGGGAAAAGAGAGTCCTGTACTTCGCTCATGCTGGGGCCGCATTCTCGGCCAACACAGAGCGGCCTCGCAGCGGCGGGCACAATCCGCGCCATGAAACAGTGGTTGCGCTCGCAGGGTGGTTGGTGGCTGGCCTGGCTGGTCCTCACGGCCGCGGGCGCGGTGTGGCTGGCGCGCGCGGAACTCGTGCAAC
This region includes:
- a CDS encoding RidA family protein, with translation MTTAQSRDQIADQIAAELGHSFAGEMLAGGHYVPIVRDGRTLYTSGQVPRVGTTVVVTGRVGDVVSLEKAREGAQICALRCLTLLRRELGSLDGVEKVLRVGVFIQCTAEFTQQSEVADAASDLLHRVFGDAGVHVRTAVGVYQLPKNASVELEMTVAARDAA
- a CDS encoding DUF72 domain-containing protein, which translates into the protein MSEVQDSLFPDLPRPLEAPAAAPPSEAEPPAKKKSRGGATVAPALTDPALVELAAALPQELRLGTSSWSYPGWANLVWDGEYAETVLSKNGLSALAQHPLFRTVSLDRNFYRALTASQYARYAAMVPADFRFVVKAPSLVTDATVRDESGRGTQVNPVFLNSEIAIQEFVQPALEGLGDRIGALVFQLSPIPSQLLADQPALLTRIGEMLEALPGLKQTAPDAVIAVEVRDPQLLCPAFADMLRSVGATFCMGLHAKMPPIEDQLPMLRALWPGPLVCRWNLHRRHGRFGYEDAEKLYGPFDKIVDPDPETRAALAKVIAGTTRAGQNAFVTVSNNAEGCAPLTIASLARDIVDLPSR